One Ricinus communis isolate WT05 ecotype wild-type chromosome 7, ASM1957865v1, whole genome shotgun sequence genomic region harbors:
- the LOC8269102 gene encoding trans-resveratrol di-O-methyltransferase, with translation MEIVDEEKIDELIKAQTHIWNHTFHFIKSMSLKCAVQLGIPDIINSHGQPMTLSELVLTLQVHPTKTDHLYRLMRVLVHSGFFNLQNASDNHSQEGYILTPASRLLLKDCSFDTRPFISLALDPVATEPYNYLIPFLRNDDPTAFVTAFGETLFGYAGNEARINHLFNECMASDSSVIGRAVIIKCKKVFEGVNSLVDVGGGTGNMAKAIGQTFPNLKCTVLDLPHVVDKLQGSNNLSFLGGDMFQAVPPADAILLKWILHDWPDEECIKILKNCKEAVSEKGTGGKVMIIDMVMGNQSWDDSLMEAQLCFDMQMMALLMGKERNEEEWKKLFFDAGFSNYKIYPVLGPRALIEVYP, from the exons ATGGAGATAGttgatgaagaaaaaatagatGAGCTAATTAAAGCTCAAACTCATATATGGAATCATACATTCCATTTTATCAAGTCCATGTCTTTGAAGTGTGCAGTTCAACTGGGCATACCAGATATCATCAATAGCCATGGTCAACCCATGACTCTTTCAGAGCTCGTTCTTACTCTGCAAGTTCATCCAACTAAAACCGATCATCTCTATCGTCTTATGCGAGTCCTTGTCCATTCGGGTTTCTTTAATTTGCAAAATGCTTCTGATAATCATAGCCAAGAAGGCTATATACTTACCCCAGCTTCTCGTCTTCTGCTCAAGGACTGTTCTTTTGATACTAGACCCTTTATATCTCTAGCTCTTGATCCAGTTGCAACAGAaccatataattatttaataccTTTTCTTCGAAATGATGATCCTACGGCTTTTGTCACTGCCTTTGGAGAGACATTATTTGGCTATGCAGGAAATGAAGCTAGGATTAATCATTTGTTTAATGAGTGCATGGCGAGTGATAGCTCAGTCATTGGCAGGGCAGTGATTATTAAGTGTAAGAAGGTATTTGAAGGGGTGAATTCTTTAGTGGATGTTGGAGGTGGCACTGGAAACATGGCTAAGGCTATTGGCCAAACTTTTCCAAACTTGAAGTGCACTGTTTTAGATCTTCCACATGTTGTTGACAAGTTGCAAGGTAGCAACAACTTGAGTTTTCTTGGTGGGGACATGTTTCAGGCAGTTCCTCCTGCAGATGCAATTTTACTTAAG TGGATATTACATGACTGGCCTGATGAAGAATGCATAAAGATACTGAAAAATTGCAAAGAGGCAGTATCAGAAAAGGGCACAGGAGGGAAGGTAATGATCATTGACATGGTGATGGGAAATCAGTCTTGGGATGACAGTTTAATGGAAGCGCAACTGTGCTTTGACATGCAAATGATGGCTCTTCTTATGGGTAAGGAGAGAAATGAGGAAGAGTggaaaaagcttttctttgatGCTGGATTCAGcaactataaaatatatccTGTGTTGGGTCCCAGAGCTCTCATTGAGGTTTATCCTTAA